Proteins encoded by one window of Candidatus Neomarinimicrobiota bacterium:
- the fmt gene encoding methionyl-tRNA formyltransferase, which yields MGNADFAIPSIARLHSLTHEVVAAVTNPDKQQGRGRNPSPTPVALFARKHNISTIQPDSLKNNSLVSELMEVRPHLFVVVAFKILPPELLIIPEYGCVNLHGSLLPKYRGAAPIQWALMNGDSMTGLTTFILSPSVDTGDILLKKEVVIFPDDDFGSLSQRMSQLGASLLVETIRRIDAQDHGPFPQDSSLATKAPKIRPDMCRINWDRPAREVRNQIRALSPVPGAYTVLRGRRLKLFRSIISGMTTSSCGEIVLVKQDRFVVSCSKDSLEIQEVQLEGKRRMPARDFLLGSFLSEGERLGV from the coding sequence ATGGGGAACGCCGATTTCGCGATTCCAAGCATCGCACGTCTCCATTCTCTGACGCACGAGGTTGTCGCCGCGGTGACAAATCCTGACAAACAACAGGGTCGGGGCAGAAATCCCAGTCCGACTCCCGTTGCCCTGTTTGCCAGGAAACATAATATTTCCACGATTCAGCCGGATTCTCTCAAGAATAACTCACTTGTTTCTGAACTCATGGAGGTCCGTCCCCACTTGTTCGTGGTTGTGGCCTTCAAGATTCTCCCCCCCGAACTTCTCATCATTCCAGAGTACGGTTGCGTAAATCTTCACGGGTCACTTTTACCCAAATACCGGGGAGCTGCGCCTATTCAGTGGGCCTTAATGAACGGTGATTCAATGACGGGATTGACAACGTTTATTCTGTCTCCAAGCGTTGACACGGGGGACATTCTCCTGAAGAAGGAGGTCGTCATTTTTCCGGATGACGATTTTGGATCTCTGTCGCAGAGAATGTCTCAGCTGGGAGCGTCCCTCCTCGTGGAAACCATCAGGAGAATTGACGCTCAGGATCATGGGCCTTTTCCCCAGGATTCTTCACTTGCCACAAAGGCCCCGAAAATAAGGCCGGATATGTGTAGGATAAATTGGGACCGACCCGCTCGAGAAGTCAGGAACCAGATAAGGGCCCTATCGCCTGTCCCGGGGGCTTACACGGTACTCAGAGGCAGAAGACTGAAGCTGTTCCGATCCATCATCTCAGGAATGACGACCTCAAGTTGCGGTGAAATTGTTCTGGTGAAGCAGGATCGATTCGTCGTCTCGTGCTCGAAAGACAGTCTCGAAATTCAGGAAGTTCAGCTGGAGGGGAAAAGACGCATGCCGGCTCGAGACTTTCTTCTCGGATCCTTCCTGTCTGAGGGTGAACGACTTGGCGTATAG
- the hflX gene encoding GTPase HflX, giving the protein MGSSQERERAVLVGVIHPGMSKEIMKEHLDELELLAVTAGAEVVGRIVQKRDRINSRYFVGKGKAEQISHQATELDVDIVCFDDELSPSQVRNFLRLTPSVKVIDRTGLILDIFTKHARTREAKTQVELARLQYLLPRLTRLWTHLERQMGGIGTRAGAGETQIEVDRRMVRNRIAKLHGELARIDRERETQSKRRRGIYRVALVGYTNSGKSTLMNAITGSKVTVEDQLFATLDTTVRSLVLNSSHKILMSDSVGFIRKLPHALVASFRSTLKEVLEADLLLIVLDVSNRQLDEHLQTVRSVLISIEAHKKNSLLVMNKIDLIEDSQILRALKSRFPDAVFISALNHLRLDALLIRIQNTMERSYRTTTVVFDHKLGKEISSVFQNVDVLETRYEEDGVHLTIRGDEASLKRVQAISRDGSLNAE; this is encoded by the coding sequence GTGGGGAGTTCGCAGGAGAGGGAAAGGGCTGTTCTTGTGGGTGTCATCCACCCTGGCATGTCGAAAGAAATAATGAAAGAACATCTGGACGAGCTGGAACTTCTGGCAGTCACAGCCGGTGCTGAAGTTGTTGGCAGAATCGTGCAGAAGCGTGACAGGATCAATTCCAGGTACTTCGTGGGAAAAGGGAAGGCCGAACAGATTTCCCATCAAGCCACGGAGCTTGATGTGGATATTGTCTGTTTTGACGACGAACTCTCCCCGTCACAAGTACGGAATTTCTTGAGATTGACCCCCAGTGTCAAAGTCATTGACCGCACAGGTCTCATCCTTGACATTTTTACAAAACATGCCAGGACCCGCGAGGCGAAGACACAGGTTGAGCTTGCGCGACTGCAATACCTGTTGCCACGCCTCACGAGGTTATGGACTCACCTTGAGAGGCAGATGGGTGGTATCGGCACCCGGGCCGGGGCGGGTGAAACTCAGATTGAAGTGGATCGCCGCATGGTCCGTAACAGAATCGCAAAACTTCACGGCGAATTGGCCAGAATTGACCGTGAGCGGGAGACTCAATCCAAGCGGCGCAGAGGAATATACCGGGTAGCGCTTGTGGGATACACGAATTCGGGCAAATCGACTCTCATGAATGCGATCACAGGCTCAAAGGTTACCGTTGAGGACCAGTTATTCGCCACTCTCGATACCACAGTGCGATCACTTGTGCTCAATTCCAGTCACAAGATCCTAATGAGCGATTCTGTGGGATTCATCCGGAAGCTCCCACACGCGCTTGTCGCATCCTTTCGAAGCACGCTCAAGGAAGTTCTGGAAGCTGATCTACTCCTCATAGTGCTGGACGTGTCAAATCGGCAACTGGATGAGCATCTCCAGACGGTTCGCTCAGTTCTGATCTCCATAGAAGCACACAAGAAGAATTCCCTTTTGGTCATGAATAAGATCGATCTCATCGAGGACTCTCAAATTCTTCGGGCTTTGAAGTCTCGATTTCCCGATGCGGTCTTCATTTCAGCCCTGAATCACCTGCGACTGGACGCTCTCTTGATCAGAATTCAGAACACTATGGAAAGGTCATATAGGACCACCACCGTTGTCTTTGACCACAAGCTTGGAAAGGAGATTTCTTCCGTATTTCAGAATGTGGATGTTCTGGAAACCCGCTATGAAGAGGATGGGGTACATCTTACCATACGCGGTGATGAGGCCAGTCTCAAGCGCGTACAGGCGATCTCAAGGGATGGGTCTCTGAATGCCGAATAG
- a CDS encoding BatA domain-containing protein: MSFLAPSVLWGLLAASAPIIIHLVSTRRTQTVNFSTVRFIKALEHDTIKKLKLRQWLLVLLRTLAVVLLVLVFSRPVKTGYFPSWAVGDRSTRMGFLLDNSGSMGAIYEGVSLLKRSKSIVLKTLQRVEGKLSADIYQTTPFKRRFSGEFQSVEQIRDILSEIHETSGRDHLWQAVEELLNQSMIETRGTGAIANEEFFILSDFPATAPGHWEPESPTNYEVSSAQRFYLFPQPEIEGNLSVLSADVQSQLRLLGQLVSVEATIGNHARALRKNVPIQLYFDGNRVGQVVSDLPASESKDFVFQAFPNRTGSIRGVVEIPEDGFELDNRRFFQFSIPPRIRCKVLGPSQEHLTLLRVALTSISQDSLFVEFEEQDPYEVGTVSLEKTDVLILIDPADFSPAIAKEIAAFAKQGGSIMAFLGERYSNSFDGTVVEGLSLPNSRGMTVLAEGSFHEVTKYDAKHPLFRNFQAINLSREMPRIFKHVKIADGGEGKVIMSISNNEPLLMEIRTPYSKVLAFAALPNPEWTDLPLRGFFVPLLHRILVYLAASESEGRSVEVGETVNIPLQRQFISGQLEIVGPTGRRTKLVPDYVGELVTVDEVDEAGLYRLLSNGEEVSSFVANVSPAENPAKRLTEEELLSFFPSDRTRLVRSDENAPAAVIAARWGTELWRLFLVAALAVLSAETWVGRVKGERSRS; encoded by the coding sequence GTGAGTTTCCTTGCGCCATCGGTTCTCTGGGGTCTTCTCGCAGCATCGGCTCCTATCATCATACATCTGGTGAGCACCCGGCGTACGCAGACGGTCAATTTCAGTACAGTGCGCTTCATCAAAGCTCTTGAACACGATACCATTAAGAAGTTGAAATTGCGCCAGTGGCTCCTTGTACTTCTTCGAACTCTGGCCGTAGTTCTCCTGGTACTCGTATTTTCCCGGCCGGTGAAAACGGGATATTTTCCCTCCTGGGCTGTGGGAGACAGGTCCACCAGGATGGGCTTCCTCCTGGACAATTCCGGTTCCATGGGTGCCATATATGAAGGTGTAAGTTTGTTGAAAAGGTCAAAATCGATCGTCCTGAAAACTTTGCAGAGGGTCGAGGGAAAACTGTCGGCCGACATCTACCAAACAACACCCTTCAAGAGACGGTTTTCAGGAGAATTCCAGTCGGTGGAGCAGATCAGGGATATTCTGTCGGAGATTCATGAAACTTCAGGGAGAGACCATCTGTGGCAGGCCGTTGAGGAGCTTTTGAACCAGTCGATGATTGAGACCAGAGGCACGGGTGCCATCGCGAATGAGGAATTCTTCATTCTCAGCGACTTTCCAGCCACCGCACCCGGCCACTGGGAACCCGAATCTCCGACGAACTATGAGGTATCATCTGCACAGAGATTCTATCTTTTTCCTCAACCGGAAATAGAGGGCAACCTGAGCGTCCTGTCAGCAGATGTGCAGTCTCAGCTCCGTCTTCTCGGTCAACTCGTCTCTGTGGAGGCCACTATTGGAAACCATGCCCGAGCGCTCCGGAAAAATGTCCCGATCCAGCTCTATTTCGATGGAAATCGTGTTGGACAGGTGGTCTCGGACTTACCCGCTTCGGAGTCCAAAGATTTTGTTTTCCAGGCGTTCCCCAACCGTACAGGATCGATCCGTGGAGTGGTAGAGATTCCGGAGGACGGATTCGAACTTGACAACCGGAGATTTTTTCAATTCTCCATTCCTCCAAGAATTCGATGCAAGGTTTTAGGTCCTTCTCAAGAACATCTTACCCTCCTCCGAGTTGCTCTGACGTCCATTAGCCAAGATTCTCTTTTCGTCGAGTTTGAGGAGCAGGATCCGTACGAGGTCGGTACCGTGTCCCTGGAAAAAACCGACGTTCTCATACTCATCGATCCCGCGGATTTCAGTCCTGCCATTGCCAAAGAGATCGCTGCATTTGCGAAACAAGGAGGGAGTATCATGGCGTTTCTCGGGGAGAGATACTCCAACTCTTTTGACGGGACTGTTGTGGAGGGTCTCTCTCTTCCCAACTCGCGAGGAATGACCGTTCTGGCCGAGGGCTCTTTCCATGAAGTAACGAAATATGACGCAAAACATCCACTCTTCCGCAATTTTCAGGCCATAAACTTGAGCAGGGAGATGCCCCGGATCTTCAAGCATGTGAAAATTGCGGACGGAGGTGAGGGCAAGGTGATTATGAGCATCTCCAACAATGAGCCGTTGCTTATGGAGATAAGGACACCCTACTCGAAAGTGCTGGCATTTGCCGCACTGCCGAACCCAGAATGGACGGATCTTCCTCTTCGGGGTTTCTTCGTTCCGCTCTTGCATCGAATTCTGGTCTATCTCGCTGCAAGTGAATCAGAGGGAAGGTCTGTAGAAGTGGGGGAAACGGTTAACATTCCCCTCCAGCGCCAGTTCATCTCGGGTCAGCTTGAGATTGTAGGTCCCACGGGCAGAAGGACGAAACTCGTGCCGGATTACGTGGGCGAGCTTGTTACGGTGGATGAAGTGGATGAGGCCGGCCTGTATCGACTTCTTTCAAACGGTGAGGAGGTTTCATCCTTTGTCGCAAATGTGTCTCCGGCTGAGAATCCAGCCAAACGACTCACCGAAGAAGAATTGTTGAGTTTTTTCCCCTCGGACAGGACCAGGCTCGTGAGATCGGATGAGAACGCTCCGGCCGCCGTAATCGCGGCTAGGTGGGGAACCGAACTCTGGCGGCTGTTCCTGGTTGCCGCTCTGGCGGTGCTTTCCGCGGAGACCTGGGTGGGAAGAGTAAAGGGGGAAAGGAGCCGATCGTAG
- the def gene encoding peptide deformylase codes for MTVLPVVKYGETILRKKMRSVEDISQLSILVDDMFDTMYEEDGIGLAANQVNVNLNLCVIDISHTEESDSPFVFINGKILEKWGESVMEEGCLSVPGIRVDVSRSEGIRFRYEDLSGADHEEKLEGLLARVIQHEMDHLNGRLILDRVSPVIRKQLKNQLREIATANRDESAERKTV; via the coding sequence ATGACCGTTCTTCCCGTTGTGAAATACGGAGAAACGATCCTAAGGAAGAAAATGAGATCTGTCGAGGATATTTCCCAACTGTCAATCCTTGTGGACGATATGTTTGACACCATGTATGAAGAAGATGGCATCGGTCTCGCGGCCAATCAGGTTAACGTCAATCTCAACCTCTGTGTCATTGACATTAGCCACACGGAGGAATCTGATTCCCCGTTCGTCTTCATAAATGGGAAGATTCTGGAAAAGTGGGGGGAATCGGTCATGGAGGAAGGGTGTCTCAGTGTTCCGGGAATTCGAGTGGATGTCTCCCGTTCAGAAGGAATACGTTTTCGCTATGAAGATCTTTCAGGCGCCGATCATGAAGAGAAACTTGAGGGTTTGTTGGCACGAGTGATCCAGCACGAGATGGACCACCTCAATGGCAGGCTCATTCTAGATCGCGTCAGTCCGGTCATCCGGAAGCAACTTAAGAATCAGCTCAGAGAGATTGCGACTGCCAACCGGGACGAATCCGCCGAGCGGAAGACGGTTTAG
- a CDS encoding thioredoxin domain-containing protein codes for MNRLAEEKSPYLLQHADNPVDWYPWGEEAFEAAEREDKPIFLSIGYSTCHWCHVMEHESFQDSATAALMNEYFISIKVDREERPDIDNIYMTVCQTMTGRGGWPLTILMTPDKKPFFAGTYFPRETRFNQMGMKELIPKIGDIWRNDRGRLADRAESFVDELKRRISPVGTDLLDEEILNEAFTRFSQRFDEDRGGFQGRTKFPTAHNLSFLLRYWKRTGDSRALHMVEKTLKEMRWGGIYDHVGFGFHRYATDPEWLVPHFEKMLYDQAMNAIAYLEAYQATGKEAYANTARETFAYVLRDMTSPEGGFYSAEDADSEGEEGKFYLWTLDEIESILGHRESSMIAEIYNISENGNFREEASGQKRGKNIVHLQGSTADLAAEYGLSESELRNRLNAARENLFQAREKRVHPFKDDKILTDWNGLMIAALAKGGRILGNDEYAHAARSAADFILDVLKTSEGYLLKRYRDGVASLPAHLEDYAFMVWGLLELYETTFEVSYLQQAVELTDTMIALFWDEEEGGFFFTSRNGEELIVRTKEVFDGAIPSGNSVAALDLLRIGRITGRSDLEEKAAAIGKVFSSQVKRYPPGHSQLLLSVDFGLGPSYEIVIVGDLDGDDTARMLQVVRAQFLPNKVVLLKSSNGSGTQLAKLAPFTETQVAVNGNATAYVCQNYTCDSPTTDPDEMLNALR; via the coding sequence ATGAACCGACTGGCAGAAGAGAAAAGCCCCTATCTCCTACAACACGCAGATAATCCCGTGGACTGGTATCCTTGGGGAGAGGAGGCATTTGAGGCAGCCGAGAGAGAAGACAAACCAATTTTTCTCTCAATAGGCTATTCGACCTGCCACTGGTGCCACGTAATGGAGCACGAATCGTTCCAGGACTCCGCCACGGCTGCTCTTATGAACGAATACTTTATCAGCATTAAGGTCGACCGAGAAGAACGTCCTGACATTGACAATATCTATATGACCGTATGTCAAACCATGACGGGCCGGGGAGGCTGGCCGCTGACCATTCTCATGACACCTGACAAGAAACCGTTTTTTGCCGGGACTTATTTCCCCCGTGAAACCCGTTTCAATCAGATGGGCATGAAGGAGCTTATCCCGAAAATAGGAGATATCTGGAGGAACGACAGAGGGAGATTAGCTGACAGGGCCGAATCGTTTGTGGATGAATTGAAACGTCGCATCTCGCCTGTCGGGACCGACCTTCTCGATGAAGAAATTCTTAATGAGGCTTTCACTCGATTTTCCCAACGGTTTGATGAGGACCGTGGAGGTTTCCAGGGCAGAACTAAATTCCCAACCGCCCATAATCTGTCCTTTCTCCTCCGCTACTGGAAGAGAACGGGAGATTCAAGGGCTCTCCACATGGTGGAGAAAACGTTGAAGGAAATGCGATGGGGTGGTATCTACGATCACGTGGGATTCGGTTTCCATCGATATGCGACGGATCCCGAGTGGCTTGTTCCCCATTTCGAAAAAATGCTCTACGATCAGGCAATGAACGCCATCGCTTATCTGGAAGCTTATCAGGCCACGGGAAAGGAAGCATATGCTAACACAGCCCGGGAAACCTTTGCGTATGTCCTGCGAGACATGACTTCACCCGAGGGCGGATTCTACTCGGCAGAGGATGCAGACAGTGAGGGAGAAGAAGGAAAATTCTATCTCTGGACACTGGATGAAATTGAAAGCATACTTGGCCACCGTGAAAGCTCCATGATTGCGGAAATATATAATATCTCCGAAAATGGCAACTTCCGGGAGGAAGCGAGCGGCCAGAAGCGAGGGAAGAACATAGTGCATCTTCAGGGGTCCACGGCTGACCTGGCGGCCGAATACGGGCTGAGTGAATCGGAACTTCGGAACCGTCTTAATGCGGCCCGCGAAAACCTGTTCCAGGCGCGAGAGAAAAGAGTGCACCCTTTTAAAGATGACAAGATTCTCACGGATTGGAACGGACTGATGATTGCTGCACTGGCCAAAGGGGGACGAATTCTTGGAAACGACGAATATGCCCATGCGGCCAGGTCGGCAGCAGATTTCATTCTTGACGTTCTCAAAACCTCAGAGGGATACCTTCTGAAAAGATATCGGGATGGCGTAGCCTCCCTCCCCGCCCATCTGGAAGACTACGCATTCATGGTCTGGGGACTGTTGGAACTGTACGAGACAACGTTCGAAGTCTCCTATCTTCAACAGGCTGTGGAACTGACAGACACGATGATCGCTCTCTTCTGGGACGAGGAAGAGGGTGGTTTCTTCTTTACGTCGAGAAACGGGGAAGAGCTTATCGTGAGAACCAAGGAGGTATTCGATGGTGCGATTCCTTCGGGAAATTCAGTAGCTGCCCTTGACCTCCTCCGCATCGGAAGGATCACGGGGAGATCCGACCTGGAAGAGAAGGCGGCTGCAATCGGAAAGGTATTCTCTTCTCAGGTCAAGAGGTATCCTCCTGGACACTCGCAGCTTCTTCTGTCGGTTGATTTTGGACTGGGACCTTCATATGAGATCGTTATTGTGGGTGACCTGGACGGAGACGACACCGCAAGAATGCTCCAGGTGGTACGGGCGCAATTCTTGCCGAACAAAGTCGTTCTGCTTAAATCGAGCAATGGATCAGGAACTCAGCTGGCGAAACTGGCTCCTTTTACGGAAACCCAGGTTGCCGTCAACGGGAATGCAACGGCGTACGTCTGCCAGAATTACACCTGCGATTCTCCAACTACGGATCCAGACGAAATGCTCAACGCGCTAAGATGA
- the rsmB gene encoding 16S rRNA (cytosine(967)-C(5))-methyltransferase RsmB: protein MAYSPDSRWHAVMILSEFDRQNRRLSGTINDYFRSIKLAREDYPTITHLVQETTRWRGYLDSLLSERYRGRFQKMEYRLRNILRLGAYEILFRSRVPRYAVVNESVTLARRAVNEKASGVANALLRTIQSTDYPRPEELRADDSPEKISRITSHPEWMIERWLQSFGFEKTRELCTWNNRPPSFSVRRNCLKVGQKDFERFLNRQNVRWTRKESLGEFYDVDKLARLGHTQEFESGYFSVQDMSGGLVVLLLDADEKSRILDVCAAPGGKSTYLAERLGNKGEICAYDVDEARLSLLVDNIQRLALDSIQISQGDAVLDKFPAGDRVLLDVPCSGTGVMAKRADLRWRRRKSHIQEMQSLQLRMLSHMSDFVKPGGLIVYATCSLEEEENWEVADLFLAQSEGFDVLRADGVVPDRYVDERGALHTYPPDHGLDGVFAVILERSG, encoded by the coding sequence TTGGCGTATAGCCCGGATTCACGGTGGCACGCCGTTATGATCCTCTCCGAATTTGACCGCCAGAACCGGCGCCTCTCAGGCACAATTAATGATTATTTCCGCTCAATCAAACTCGCCCGGGAAGATTATCCTACCATCACCCATCTTGTTCAAGAAACCACCCGTTGGAGAGGTTATCTGGACTCCCTGCTTTCAGAGCGTTACCGCGGCAGGTTCCAGAAGATGGAGTACAGATTGAGGAACATTTTGCGGCTGGGTGCCTACGAGATCCTTTTCAGGAGTCGTGTCCCCAGATATGCCGTAGTGAACGAATCTGTGACTCTGGCGAGAAGGGCTGTCAATGAGAAAGCTTCAGGTGTGGCGAACGCTCTACTTCGCACCATCCAGTCCACCGATTATCCGAGGCCAGAGGAACTAAGAGCTGATGATTCTCCGGAAAAAATATCAAGGATTACTTCACATCCTGAATGGATGATTGAGCGATGGCTTCAGAGTTTCGGATTTGAGAAGACGCGCGAACTCTGTACCTGGAATAATCGTCCTCCTTCTTTTTCCGTTCGGCGAAACTGTCTCAAAGTTGGCCAGAAGGATTTCGAGCGTTTTCTGAATCGACAAAATGTCCGCTGGACGAGAAAAGAGTCGCTTGGCGAATTCTACGATGTGGACAAGTTGGCCCGTTTGGGACACACACAGGAATTTGAGTCGGGCTATTTTTCGGTTCAGGATATGTCAGGAGGACTGGTAGTCCTGTTGCTCGATGCTGACGAAAAGTCCAGGATCCTCGACGTCTGTGCGGCGCCCGGGGGGAAAAGCACTTACCTGGCAGAGCGATTGGGAAACAAAGGGGAGATCTGCGCATACGATGTAGATGAAGCGAGGCTGAGTCTCCTGGTCGACAATATTCAAAGGTTGGCACTGGATTCAATTCAAATTTCTCAAGGAGATGCCGTTCTGGACAAGTTCCCTGCTGGCGACAGGGTTCTCCTGGATGTTCCCTGCTCAGGCACAGGTGTCATGGCCAAGAGAGCCGATCTTCGGTGGCGTCGTAGGAAAAGTCATATTCAAGAGATGCAATCCCTTCAACTCCGGATGCTCTCTCACATGTCGGACTTTGTCAAGCCCGGTGGTTTAATCGTCTATGCCACATGCTCTCTGGAAGAGGAAGAAAATTGGGAGGTTGCAGATCTTTTCCTTGCACAAAGTGAAGGGTTTGACGTCCTGAGAGCCGATGGCGTTGTTCCGGACAGATATGTTGATGAGCGAGGCGCTCTTCATACCTATCCTCCGGATCATGGGTTGGATGGTGTATTTGCCGTGATTCTGGAAAGGTCCGGATGA
- the yajC gene encoding preprotein translocase subunit YajC yields the protein MDFLFSQTNQTPGGGVFGFLPFILIMFIIYFLMIRPQMKQQRKKKEMLQNLKKGDRVVTAGGILGTIAGFKDKDSVIVLNVAKNVTLHVTKSSISGFAQKEVPPGQK from the coding sequence GTGGATTTTTTATTCAGCCAGACGAATCAGACTCCCGGTGGAGGTGTATTTGGTTTCCTTCCTTTTATCCTGATCATGTTTATCATTTACTTCCTTATGATACGGCCCCAGATGAAACAGCAACGCAAGAAAAAGGAGATGCTTCAGAATCTGAAGAAGGGAGACCGGGTCGTCACGGCGGGTGGAATTCTCGGAACGATCGCTGGATTTAAGGACAAGGACTCTGTTATTGTTCTGAACGTGGCTAAGAACGTCACACTCCATGTCACCAAATCATCCATTTCGGGTTTTGCCCAGAAAGAAGTGCCGCCAGGACAAAAGTGA
- a CDS encoding PASTA domain-containing protein yields the protein MKTFFRYLVAFVGLSAVLILMLDKIIMPAYVSHRNDRYLPDVRGLPYPDARERLELEGFIALKGDTKFTNKYAPGTVIDQYPKAMRKVKPGRRIRLTVAEKEKMVPVPDVVGKSLRSARLEIEESGLLIDSLITEFDIEVPTGVVKWQYPRPGDHLRRESGLTLIVSQGKPPNFYQVPQLFGLSLTKAEELLREANLEVGRVTYRQNEDLVPYTVLDQSMEEGHILDHPVSIDLIVSVIDLEDVYKRLTAPDRK from the coding sequence ATGAAAACATTTTTCCGATACTTGGTTGCCTTTGTGGGATTATCAGCTGTTCTCATCCTGATGCTGGACAAGATCATCATGCCGGCCTATGTCTCCCATCGTAATGACCGGTACCTACCCGACGTGAGGGGATTGCCTTATCCGGATGCAAGGGAGCGACTCGAACTGGAAGGATTTATAGCATTGAAGGGGGATACGAAATTCACAAATAAATATGCTCCGGGGACGGTCATCGATCAATATCCCAAGGCGATGCGGAAGGTCAAACCGGGAAGGAGGATTCGTCTGACGGTCGCGGAGAAGGAAAAGATGGTCCCGGTACCGGATGTCGTAGGAAAATCGTTACGAAGTGCACGGCTCGAAATCGAAGAAAGTGGTCTTCTCATCGATTCGCTCATCACCGAATTTGACATAGAAGTACCCACGGGTGTTGTTAAATGGCAGTACCCAAGACCAGGGGATCACTTGAGACGGGAAAGTGGACTTACGCTCATTGTCAGTCAGGGAAAACCGCCCAATTTTTATCAGGTACCACAGCTTTTTGGCTTGAGCCTCACCAAGGCCGAGGAGCTGCTTCGCGAAGCGAACCTCGAGGTGGGTCGTGTCACCTATCGGCAAAACGAGGATTTGGTTCCCTACACTGTTCTCGATCAATCCATGGAAGAAGGGCATATTCTTGATCACCCGGTCTCTATCGACCTCATCGTGAGCGTCATCGACTTGGAGGACGTATACAAGCGGCTTACCGCCCCTGACAGAAAGTGA
- a CDS encoding sodium:solute symporter family protein: MYFWTIILYLLALIVVGAWRSRKVKTKADFMVAGRNVPSFVLLGTLLATWIGTGSIFGNAEKTYEVGVAALILPLAGVGGIAVLSAVAGRARRFEGFTVPDILEARYNKYARVFGTITVVTAYITIVSYQFRAGGAVLHLIYPALDPQVAVIIAAIFVIAYTALAGMSSVVYTDVVNGVLMTLGLIICLPVLMIKTHGFSGMRELVPADHFQFFGRLSGIEIIGLLLPAFLLVLGDANMYQRFFSARDEGTARRAVIWLVLGVAVVETVIILNAFFATGLHPHLKNPGHVILNAAFFDLPVFFGAIMLATIVAIVVSTADSYLLVPSTSVVNDIYMRFIKPDASDREIVLLSRVVVIVLGVLAYYLSTLDERFLAVALYAYTIYGAGITPALLAAFFWKRVSTPGALSSIVSGTVMTVVWKNYGLSITVPKALGFPQGTVVDAVIPAIIVSVVLLVVVSLATKPTPEKYERFAK; the protein is encoded by the coding sequence ATGTATTTCTGGACAATCATTCTCTATCTTCTGGCTCTCATTGTGGTGGGGGCTTGGCGGAGCCGAAAGGTTAAGACGAAGGCCGACTTTATGGTGGCAGGTCGGAACGTCCCATCTTTCGTATTGCTGGGAACATTGCTGGCCACGTGGATTGGGACAGGTAGTATTTTCGGAAATGCAGAGAAGACCTATGAAGTGGGAGTGGCGGCTCTCATTCTTCCCTTGGCAGGAGTCGGTGGGATTGCTGTTCTGTCGGCCGTAGCTGGAAGGGCCCGTCGCTTTGAAGGATTTACGGTTCCAGACATCTTGGAGGCCAGATATAACAAATATGCGAGGGTGTTTGGCACCATCACCGTTGTCACTGCGTATATCACCATCGTTTCGTATCAATTTCGTGCCGGAGGGGCAGTACTACACCTTATTTATCCGGCACTTGACCCTCAAGTGGCTGTGATCATAGCCGCTATTTTCGTCATTGCCTATACCGCATTAGCAGGGATGAGTTCTGTGGTTTATACCGATGTTGTCAACGGTGTGTTGATGACCTTAGGTCTCATCATTTGTCTTCCCGTCTTGATGATCAAGACCCACGGTTTTTCTGGCATGAGAGAACTTGTTCCAGCAGACCATTTCCAGTTTTTCGGACGGCTATCGGGAATCGAAATCATCGGTCTACTACTACCGGCATTTCTTCTTGTGCTCGGGGATGCCAATATGTATCAACGATTCTTTTCAGCTCGAGATGAAGGAACCGCCCGCCGGGCGGTCATTTGGCTGGTTCTTGGAGTCGCTGTGGTGGAAACAGTCATTATCTTGAATGCCTTTTTTGCCACAGGTCTTCATCCACATCTGAAAAACCCTGGACATGTGATATTAAATGCCGCCTTTTTTGATTTGCCCGTCTTCTTCGGGGCTATTATGCTTGCAACTATCGTGGCCATCGTGGTTTCTACCGCTGACTCTTACCTCCTTGTCCCTTCCACCAGCGTAGTAAACGATATCTACATGCGGTTCATCAAACCAGATGCTTCGGATCGCGAAATCGTTCTTTTGTCACGGGTGGTGGTTATCGTTCTTGGAGTCTTGGCTTACTACCTTTCCACATTAGATGAGAGATTTCTCGCGGTGGCACTGTATGCCTATACTATCTATGGAGCGGGCATTACGCCGGCTCTTCTCGCAGCATTTTTCTGGAAACGAGTCTCGACACCTGGGGCCTTGAGCTCTATTGTGTCCGGCACTGTTATGACTGTTGTCTGGAAGAATTACGGACTTTCGATAACAGTGCCAAAGGCCCTGGGGTTTCCTCAAGGCACTGTCGTAGATGCGGTGATCCCCGCTATTATTGTATCGGTGGTTCTGCTTGTTGTGGTGAGCCTGGCAACGAAGCCGACGCCTGAGAAATATGAGCGGTTTGCGAAATAA